One Danio rerio strain Tuebingen ecotype United States chromosome 9, GRCz12tu, whole genome shotgun sequence genomic region harbors:
- the dbi gene encoding acyl-CoA-binding protein isoform 2 (isoform 2 is encoded by transcript variant 2) — MSEAEFQKAAEEVKQLKAKPTDAEMLEIYSLYKQATVGDVNTARPGMLDFTGKAKWDAWDAKKGFQLDMAIFSNSMYCDNKHAPY, encoded by the exons ATGTCTGAG GCCGAGTTTCAGAAAGCCGCAGAGGAGGTCAAACAGCTGAAAGCAAAACCAACAGACGCTGAGATGCTGGAGATCTACAGTCTGTACAAGCAGGCCACCGTAGGAGACGTCAACACAG CTCGGCCAGGCATGCTAGACTTCACCGGTAAGGCCAAATGGGATGCCTGGGATGCCAAGAAAG GTTTCCAGCTAGACATGGCGATATTCAGCAATTCAATGTATTGTGATAATAAACATGCACCATATTGA
- the dbi gene encoding acyl-CoA-binding protein isoform 1 (isoform 1 is encoded by transcript variant 1) produces MSEAEFQKAAEEVKQLKAKPTDAEMLEIYSLYKQATVGDVNTARPGMLDFTGKAKWDAWDAKKGTSKEDAVKAYIAKVEELKGKYGI; encoded by the exons ATGTCTGAG GCCGAGTTTCAGAAAGCCGCAGAGGAGGTCAAACAGCTGAAAGCAAAACCAACAGACGCTGAGATGCTGGAGATCTACAGTCTGTACAAGCAGGCCACCGTAGGAGACGTCAACACAG CTCGGCCAGGCATGCTAGACTTCACCGGTAAGGCCAAATGGGATGCCTGGGATGCCAAGAAAG GAACTAGTAAGGAGGATGCTGTGAAAGCGTACATCGCTAAAGTCGAGGAGCTGAAGGGGAAATACGGCATCTAA
- the tmem37 gene encoding voltage-dependent calcium channel gamma-like subunit (The RefSeq protein has 1 substitution compared to this genomic sequence), with amino-acid sequence MTAIKVRVGPVPRVKSSPLFLDLFCRGLIILCTSVSVVLSSVAVCDGHWLLSGQHMFGLWYFCSVEVPQGSVLGPQSFTASANCTRRLEEAGVEGLDMGLAACRSVITLAVVSAIFGLELLVMSQASEGRDSSRRWTLGARLVLLAGVMAAGGVATFVLILGAFASLLGFTLTFWCQFTATFLFFLNGMAARHIQNIKPPLLPSGGHPDKL; translated from the exons ATGACGGCGATAAAAATCAGG GTCGGACCCGTTCCGCGTGTGAAGTCCTCTCCTCTGTTCTTAGACTTGTTCTGCCGTGGTCTGATTATCCTGTGCACGTCTGTATCTGTGGTCCTGTCATCGGTGGCGGTGTGTGACGGTCACTGGCTGCTCTCCGGCCAACACATGTTCGGCCTGTGGTATTTCTGCTCTGTGGAGGTGCCTCAGGGCTCGGTGTTGGGCCCCCAGAGTTTCACAGCGTCCGCAAACTGCACCCGGCGTCTGGAGGAGGCCGGGGTGGAAGGTCTGGACATGGGCTTGGCGGCGTGTCGCTCTGTTATCACGCTAGCTGTGGTCAGTGCTATATTTGGGCTGGAGCTGCTAGTGATGTCGCAGGCAAGCGAAGGCAGGGACTCTAGTCGGCGATGGACGCTCGGGGCTCGGCTGGTGCTGCTGGCGGGAGTAATGGCTGCCGGAGGTGTCGCGACTTTTGTGCTCATATTAGGGGCTTTTGCATCCCTCCTCGGGTTTACGCTGACCTTCTGGTGCCAGTTTACTGCAACCTTCTTGTTTTTCCTCAATGGCATGGCAGCACGGCACATCCAGAATATTAAGCCACCGCTGTTGCCCTCTGGTGGACATCCTGACAAACTGTAA
- the sctr gene encoding secretin receptor isoform X1 translates to MYSAGYAVSLVSLSIALTVLCVFRKLHCTRNFIHMQLFLSFILRALFIFIRDAALHYSQEYYHCNSHPPGCKVALFLSNYCILANYSWLLVEAHYLHSLINLSLRSQKKRLHWYILLGWGIPMLIIISWSLAKYLHQNEGCWETRDHGWIWWILRVPVIIFITVNMLFFLSIIRTLVGKLKAADMHGNEINHHRKLAKSTFLLVSLFGLQYVLFAFFPDRVSVLTFKIWNVIELALASTQGFIVALLYCFLNGEVQYEVQRRWRRWRLKQHFHGEPRVHHSSLSNSGLPLTQVSLLTRPNTQIT, encoded by the exons ATGTATTCAGCAGGATACGCCGTCTCTCTTGTGTCACTCAGCATTGCTCTTACAGTGCTGTGTGTGTTCAG GAAGCTGCACTGCACACGTAACTTCATCCACATGCAGCTTTTCCTGTCCTTCATCCTGAGAGCTCTGTTCATCTTCATCAGAGACGCTGCGCTGCATTACTCTCAGGAGTACTACCACTGCAACTCACatccg CCGGGCTGTAAAGTGGCGCTGTTCCTCTCCAATTACTGCATCCTGGCTAATTACAGCTGGCTGCTGGTGGAGGCTCATTACCTGCACAGCCTCATCAACCTCTCACTGCGCTCGCAGAAGAAGCGCCTGCACTGGTACATCCTGCTCGGCTGGG GAATCCCGATGCTCATCATTATCAGCTGGAGTTTGGCCAAATATCTGCACCAGAATGAAGG atgcTGGGAGACAAGAGATCATGGCTGGATATGGTGGATCCTGCGAGTTCCCGTCATCATTTTTATCACA GTGAACATGCTGTTTTTTCTGAGCATTATTCGGACGTTAGTGGGAAAACTGAAAGCAGCTGACATGCACGGAAATGAAATTAACCATCACAG GAAGCTGGCGAAATCCACATTTCTCTTAGTGTCGCTGTTTGGTCTGCAGTATGTGCTCTTCGCCTTTTTCCCTGACCGGGTTAGCGTGCTAACCTTCAAAATCTGGAACGTCATTGAGCTAGCATTAGCATCCACACAG GGCTTTATTGTGGCACTGCTGTACTGTTTTTTAAACGGAGAG GTACAGTATGAAGTCCAGCGGCGGTGGAGACGGTGGCGTCTGAAGCAGCATTTTCACGGAGAGCCCAGAGTTCATCACAGCTCTCTGAGCAACAGTGGACTCCCGCTGACCCAGGTCTCTCTGCTGACTCGACCCAACACACAGATCACCTGA